The DNA sequence CCCCGGGCTAAGTAGGCACCGCCGGATGAATCCGGCTCCCTGAGGACCATCCTGCCCATCTTCGGTTCCGGAGCCGGCGGAGCCGGCGGTATTTGAGTAGCCCGGGGTTTTTATCCCCGGGCGGAGGTGGGGGAGGCTCCAGCGTTGCCTGCATGGATCCCAGGGCCCAACAACTCCCTTCGTCATTCCCGCGGACGCGGGAATCCACGCGGTGGTGAGTAGTGAGCGTTGCCGGCTTCGAGCTGTCGTTGCTGGCCAGTCTGCCCATCTAGGCGGCGCGGTCTCCCCAGAAAGGCGTGGACTCCCGCGTTCGCGGGAGTGACGGGGTGGGTCGAGGGAGTGTTGGAGCCAGCAGGAGACGGCGTCGACCAGGTGGTGAAGCCTCGGTCACTGCTTGCCTGCGCCGAAGTCCCGGTGACCGCCCCGCCACATTTCCGTGACGCTCCCTTGACAGCACTAATGCTCATCTGTAGCATTACTCCCGTAGGCCAGTTGCGGCCTGCTTTTTTAGCGCCTTATTATGCTCAACTTGAGTATAAGTGATTCCGAGCAGCAAGGAGGCCTCCATGCCCACTGCCCCCAATTCTGACTTCTCGAGCCCCGCGCTCTCCTCTGCGGAGCTTTCCTATACGCCGGAGGTGGCCGCCGCGACGGCGCCCATCTACGAGCGCGTCCGCGACGTCATCCCCGAGCTCGAGTGGCCGGTGCACGCGCCCTACGTCGAAGCCATCAACCGCCTCAAGGCCGAGCGCAACGCCATCATCCTGGCCCACAACTATCAGACGCCGGAGATCTTCCACGGCGTCGCCGACCTCACCGGCGACTCCCTGGCTTTGGCGCGCATGGCGGTGGAGGCGGAGGCGGACACCATCGTGCTCTGCGGCGTCCACTTCATGGCCGAGACCGCCAAGCTGCTCAATCCCAGCAAGAAGGTCTTGATTCCGGACCTCGAGGCCGGCTGCTCGCTGGCGTCGTCCATCACCGGCGCCGACGTCCGCCTGCTCAAGGAGCGTTATCCCGGCGTGCCGGTGGTGACCTACGTCAATACCTCCGCTGACGTCAAAGCCGAGACCGACGTCTGCTGCACCTCCGCCAACGCCGTGGAGGTGGTGGAGTCCCTGGGGGTGGATCGGGTGATCTTCCTGCCGGACGAGTACCTCGGCCACCACGTGGCACAGCAGACCGATGTCGAGCTGATCCTCTGGCACGGTCACTGCGAGGTCCACGAGCGTTTCACCGGCGAGCAGCTGCGGGCTTTCCGCGCCCAATACGATGATCTTCAGATCCTCGCTCACCCCGAGTGTCCCCAGGACGTGCTGAAGGAGGCCGACTTCGTCGGTTCCACTTCGGGCATGATCCAGGCGGTGGGGGAGCGCCAGCCCAAGCGGGTGGTGATGATCACCGAGTGCTCCATGAGCGACAACGTTTCCGTGGAGCATCCCAAGGTGGAGTTCATCCGCCCCTGCAATCTCTGCCCGCATATGAAGCGCATCACCCTGCCGAAGATTCTCGACAGCCTGCTTCACGGCCGCTACGAGGTGGAGGTGGCCCCGGAGGTGGCGCAGCGCGCTCGCCGGGCGGTGGAGAGGATGCTCGAGGTCGGACGGGGCAAAGACGCCAGCGTTCCCGTTGCCTCTCAGGCCTCCCAGGCCTCCCCGGCCGCGGTGGCCGGATGAGCTCCTCCGGGAAGTCTGCCTCCTGGCAGCGCATCCACGACCTCGACCTGGTGGTGGTGGGGGGCGGTGTCGCCGGTCTCTCGGCGGCGCTGGGGTGCCCCGGCCGCCGGGTGGGGCTGCTCAGCAAGCAGCCGGTGAGCTGTGAGGACGGTCGTCAAGGGGGTGGGGAAGGGTGCAGAGCTGCCGTTTCTGGAGCGGGAGGCTCCAGCGTCTGGGCCCAGGGAGGCATCGCCGCGGCCCTGTCGGGGCAGGATTCCCCCTCCCTCCACGCCGCCGACACCCTGACGGCGGCGGCGGGACTTGCCTGGGAAGAAGCGGTCACGGTGCTCACCACCGAGGGTCCGGCACGGCTGGCGGAGCTGCTGGAGCTGGGCGCTGACTTCGACCGTGGCGCGGACGGCGAGCTGGCCCTGGGACACGAGGCGGCCCACAGCCGCCGCCGCATTCTCCACGCCCACGGCGACGCCACCGGTGCCGAGGTGGTGCGGGCGCTGTTGGAGGCGGTGCGGCGGCACTCCAAGGTCCAGCTCTTCGGCGAGACCACCGCCGACGATCTGTGGGTGGAGGATGGCCGGGTGGCGGGAGTCTTGGCCCACGATGCTCACGGCCATCGGGTGCTCTTCCGGGCGCCGGCGGTGGTGCTGGCCACCGGCGGTCTCGGCGCCCTCTACCGTTGGACCACCAACCCGCCGGAGGTCACCGGCGACGGCCTGGCCCTGGCGGCCCGCGCCGGCGCTCGGCTGGCGGATCTGGAGATGGTGCAATTCCACCCCACGGCCCTGGCGGTGGACAGCGATCCCCTGCCGCTGCTCACCGAAGCCCTGCGCGGCGAAGGGGCGATTCTGGTCGACGACACCGGCGAACGCTTCCTCCTCGCCGAGCACCCCGACGCCGAGCTGGCTCCTCGGGACATCGTCGCCCGCGCCATCCACCGGCGCCGGGCGGCAGGCCACCAAGTCTTTCTCGACGCCCGGGAGGCGGTGGGGGAGGCCTTTCCGGAGCGGTTCCCCACGGTCTTCGCTCTCTGCCAGCGCCACGGCCTCGACCCCCGCACTGAGCTGCTGCCGGTGACCCCCGCCAGCCATTTCCACATGGGGGGCATTGCCACCGACCTTGCCGGCCGTTCTTCCCTCGACGGTCTCTGGGCCTGCGGTGAGGTCGCCTGCACCGGCGTTCACGGCGCCAATCGTCTGGCCAGCAACTCCCTCCTCGAGGGCCTGGTTTTCGGCGCCCGGGTGGGGGCCGACATCGAGCGCTCCCTGGCCGAGGGGGGCGAGCGGCCCCAGGGGCTGCCCCAACCACCGGACATCGGTGAGGCGGACTCGCCGCCGGTGCGGGCGAGCATTACGGCGGTGCGCCGTTGGCTTTGGCAGGAAGTGGGCTTGGTGCGCGACGAAGACGGGCTGCGGGGATTCCTGGACGAGCTCGACCGCCTCTCCTGGCGGCTCCCGGAGGCCGGTCCTTTGACCAATGCGGTGACCGTGGCGCGGCTCCTCACCACCGCCGCGCTGTTGCGGCGGGAGAGCCGCGGCGGCCACTACCGCAGCGACTATCCCGAATCCGATCCCCAGCAGCGCCGCCGCCGCTTCCTCGAGCTCCGCGGCCGCGCCTGTCGGCCCGCTCTGCCCTGGCCCGCCCGCTCCCTGACCCCGGCGGCGGAGGCCCAGCGATGAAGATTCGCACGATGAGCCTTCCCGCGGAGCCGGGCAGTCCCGTCCTCTACCCGCTGCTCTACGAAGACACGGTGCGCCGGGCGCTGCAGGAGGATCTGGGCCGCGCCGGCGATCTCACCAGCGACGCGGTGATCCCGCCCTCGGCCACCGCTCGGGCGCTGCTGGTGGCCCGCCGTGCCGGTATCATCGCCGGTCTGGAGGTGGCGGGGTCGGCCTTTCGGCTCCTCGATGCCGGCATCCTCTTCCGCCCGCAGGTGGCGGACGGTGACGCCGTGGACGCCGGGACGGTGCTGGCGGAGGTCGCCGGCTCCGCTCGTTCGCTGCTCTCGGCGGAACGCACCGCCCTCAACTTCCTCGGCCACCTTTCCGGCATCGCCACCACCACCCGCGGCATCGTCGACGCCGTCGCCGGCACCGGCGCCCGGGTGGCGTGCACCCGCAAAACCACCCCCGGCCTGCGCGCTCTGGAAAAGCACGCCGTGCGCTGCGGCGGCGGTGCCAACCACCGTTTCGGTCTCGACGACGCGGTGATGATCAAAGACAACCATCGCCTGTTGGCGGGCAGTCTCGAGCAGGCGGTGGAGCAGGTACGCCGGCGGGTGGGGCACCTGGTGAAGATCGAGGTGGAGGTGGACACCCTGGAGCAGCTGGACCGCGCCCTGGCGCTGGCGGTGGACGTGGTGCTGCTGGACAATATGAGCCCGGAGCTGTTGCGTCAGGCGGTCGCCCGCATCCGCGATGCCGGCAGCGGCGTGATCAGCGAAGCCTCCGGCGGCATCACCCCCGAAACCGCCGCCGCCATCGCCGCCACCGGCGTCGATCTGCTCTCTGTGGGCTGGATCACCCACAGTGCTCCCAGTCTTGATGTGGCGCTGGACGTGGACGTGGAGTAGCGGACAAGTAGGCATTCCTGGCACTCATCCCACAGCTTCGTTAGACTCCAACTCATGAGCCAGAACCTCGTCCAAATCGGCGCTTCCACCTCCTCCCAACCCGCTCCCGACGCAGTTCAGAAGAAGCGTCAGGGCCGGCCGGAGTGGTTGCGCATCAAGCTCGCCACTCCTGCGCGGTATCACCAGGTCAAGAAGCTGGTGCAGGACCTCAAGCTCAACACCGTGTGCGAAGAGGCCCGCTGCCCCAACATTTACGAATGCTGGGGCCAGCACGGCACCGCCACCTTCATGATCCTCGGCGAGATCTGCACCCGCCGCTGCGGCTTCTGCGCCGTGACCTCCGGCCGCCCCAACAAGGGCGTCGACGCCGACGAGCCGGAACACGTGGCGGAGGCGGTAGAGGTCATGGGCCTGCAGCACGCGGTGATCACCTCCGTCGACCGGGACGACCTCCCGGACGGCGGCGCCGAGCACTTCCGCCAGGTCATCGAGGCCATCCACCGCCGCAACCCGGACACCGCGGTGGAAATCCTCACCCCCGACTTCCGCGGCGTCGACGATGCCCTGGACGTCGTTCTCAGCGCTCGCCCGGAGGTCTTCTCCCACAACATGGAGACGGTCCCCCGCATGTACCGCAAGGCGCGCCCCGGCAGCCGCTACCAGCGCAGCCTCGACCTCCTCGCCGACGCCGCCCGGCGCCGCGAGGCTGGCGAGTACGAGGGCCGGGTGAAGACCGGCATCATGGTGGGCATCGGCGAGACCCCCGACGAGGTGCGCGAAACCCTCCGCGACATCCACGCCGCCGGCGTCGAGGTGATGACCATCGGCCAATACCTCCAGCCGACCCAAAAGCACCTACCGGTGGACCGCTGGGTGACTCCGGAAGAGTTCGCCGAGTACAAGCGCTACGCCTTCGAGCTAGGTTTCGCCTACTGCGAGTCCGGCCCCCTCGTCCGGAGCTCCTACCACGCCCACGAGCACGTGCCGGAGAACCACCACCCGTCGAAGCGGGCGGCGGTGGGTGAGGTGGTGCAGGGCTGACCCTCTCTCAACCTTTTTTGAAGCCAACACCAGCTCCGGAATCCGCCGGAACTCCGATCATTCGCCGGGCGCAGGATTTCCTCCTGTGCCCGTTTTTGTTGGGACTTGATGAAGTCGGGCCAGCCTTGCCGCTTGCTCATGGAGCCGCGGATCTGAGGCGCCGCAGGGAATTGGACCCAGCCCGAATTCGAGCCTTCGCGGGTCTTTGAACTGGTATAAAATCGCTTCACGGGTGTCTTATTTTCGGAACTTTTCGGGACCCTGAACGGTCCGGGCCGGGAGAACTGCGGGGCGGTGTAGCGGCGGAAGCCGGAGTCTGGGCCGGTGCGGTCCCTCCGGGTTGTACACCGGCCCTGCTCGGCCGAGCGTTGAGGTGCCGATAGTTCCTTGTATTGGATGGGCCTACCTACCGGATGCGCGGTGCGGTCAGGTTCCTAGGAGCAGAAGGGATTTCGGTGAACATACGGCCGCAGCCCGGTTCCGAGCAGTCGCCTTGGAGCTGGATTCTCTCTGATCGGACTTTTCAGCTGGTGGCGGTGCTCGTTCTCCTCGACGTCGTCATCTCCCTGTCCGGCGTCCTCTCGGACGACGTCCTCTGGTTCCTCAACAGCCTTCTCTATTCCATTCACACCGGCTGGACGATGCTGGTGATTCGCTACAGCTTATGGCGACAGCCGGGACCGGACCAGGAGTTCTGGAACCTGGTGAGCCTCGCCTTTCTCTGCTGGTGGATCGTTCCGTCGGTGGAGCTAGTTTTCCCGTGGTTCTTTCAATCCGCCCTCGGCTGGCCCGCCTACGACGCCTTGATGCTGCTGTTCTACTTTCTCTTGATCTCGGCCGTCGAGCTGCGGCCCGATTGGGGTGGCCGGAGCGACCCCGAGTACCGGCTCGAGCTCTTGGGTTCGGGGATCTTCCTCTTCGCCATGCTGGCCTATTTCACCGTCATCCCGGCGGTCTACTCTCAGCCGTCGGAGGGTCTGCGGTTCTGGCTCTCCTCGCCGCTCTACGTGATCATGGACCTCTACT is a window from the Acidobacteriota bacterium genome containing:
- a CDS encoding L-aspartate oxidase, whose protein sequence is MSSSGKSASWQRIHDLDLVVVGGGVAGLSAALGCPGRRVGLLSKQPVSCEDGRQGGGEGCRAAVSGAGGSSVWAQGGIAAALSGQDSPSLHAADTLTAAAGLAWEEAVTVLTTEGPARLAELLELGADFDRGADGELALGHEAAHSRRRILHAHGDATGAEVVRALLEAVRRHSKVQLFGETTADDLWVEDGRVAGVLAHDAHGHRVLFRAPAVVLATGGLGALYRWTTNPPEVTGDGLALAARAGARLADLEMVQFHPTALAVDSDPLPLLTEALRGEGAILVDDTGERFLLAEHPDAELAPRDIVARAIHRRRAAGHQVFLDAREAVGEAFPERFPTVFALCQRHGLDPRTELLPVTPASHFHMGGIATDLAGRSSLDGLWACGEVACTGVHGANRLASNSLLEGLVFGARVGADIERSLAEGGERPQGLPQPPDIGEADSPPVRASITAVRRWLWQEVGLVRDEDGLRGFLDELDRLSWRLPEAGPLTNAVTVARLLTTAALLRRESRGGHYRSDYPESDPQQRRRRFLELRGRACRPALPWPARSLTPAAEAQR
- the nadA gene encoding quinolinate synthase NadA; the protein is MPTAPNSDFSSPALSSAELSYTPEVAAATAPIYERVRDVIPELEWPVHAPYVEAINRLKAERNAIILAHNYQTPEIFHGVADLTGDSLALARMAVEAEADTIVLCGVHFMAETAKLLNPSKKVLIPDLEAGCSLASSITGADVRLLKERYPGVPVVTYVNTSADVKAETDVCCTSANAVEVVESLGVDRVIFLPDEYLGHHVAQQTDVELILWHGHCEVHERFTGEQLRAFRAQYDDLQILAHPECPQDVLKEADFVGSTSGMIQAVGERQPKRVVMITECSMSDNVSVEHPKVEFIRPCNLCPHMKRITLPKILDSLLHGRYEVEVAPEVAQRARRAVERMLEVGRGKDASVPVASQASQASPAAVAG
- the nadC gene encoding carboxylating nicotinate-nucleotide diphosphorylase; its protein translation is MKIRTMSLPAEPGSPVLYPLLYEDTVRRALQEDLGRAGDLTSDAVIPPSATARALLVARRAGIIAGLEVAGSAFRLLDAGILFRPQVADGDAVDAGTVLAEVAGSARSLLSAERTALNFLGHLSGIATTTRGIVDAVAGTGARVACTRKTTPGLRALEKHAVRCGGGANHRFGLDDAVMIKDNHRLLAGSLEQAVEQVRRRVGHLVKIEVEVDTLEQLDRALALAVDVVLLDNMSPELLRQAVARIRDAGSGVISEASGGITPETAAAIAATGVDLLSVGWITHSAPSLDVALDVDVE
- the lipA gene encoding lipoyl synthase, whose product is MSQNLVQIGASTSSQPAPDAVQKKRQGRPEWLRIKLATPARYHQVKKLVQDLKLNTVCEEARCPNIYECWGQHGTATFMILGEICTRRCGFCAVTSGRPNKGVDADEPEHVAEAVEVMGLQHAVITSVDRDDLPDGGAEHFRQVIEAIHRRNPDTAVEILTPDFRGVDDALDVVLSARPEVFSHNMETVPRMYRKARPGSRYQRSLDLLADAARRREAGEYEGRVKTGIMVGIGETPDEVRETLRDIHAAGVEVMTIGQYLQPTQKHLPVDRWVTPEEFAEYKRYAFELGFAYCESGPLVRSSYHAHEHVPENHHPSKRAAVGEVVQG